The DNA window GGGCTCCGGTAAGGGCAACGTCGAGTACTGGGTCGCCCAGATCCAGCCCGGTCGCATGATTTACGAGATCGAAGGCGTGGCCGAAGACGTGGCGCGCGAAGCGTTCCGCCTGGCCGCCGCCAAGCTCTCGGTGACCACCACTTTCGTTACCCGGACGGTGCGCTAATGGAACTCAAGCAACTGCGCGAGAAGTCGGCTGACGAGCTCAAGGCTCACCTGGTCGAACTGCATAAGGAGAGCTTCGCTCTCCGCATGCAGAAGGCCACCGGTCAGCTCGCCAAGACCCATGAGGCCCGCCGTGTTCGCCGCGAGATCGCTCGCGTGAACATGCTGCTGGGCGAGAAGAAGTAAGGATCCGCCATGACCGACAACAAGACAGAGAAGGCGCTGCGCACGGTTGAAGGCCGGGTCGTCAGCAACAAGATGGACAAGACCGTCACCGTGCTCGTCGAGCGCCAGGTCAAGCACGCGCTGTACGGCAAGTACA is part of the Lysobacter firmicutimachus genome and encodes:
- the rpmC gene encoding 50S ribosomal protein L29; this translates as MELKQLREKSADELKAHLVELHKESFALRMQKATGQLAKTHEARRVRREIARVNMLLGEKK